The genomic DNA ATTATGATGCACCGGAATCCCAaggcagattaaaggaaacgGATGTCACGAGCCCTTGGTACTACTCAATCCGGTCTTCAATTACCATTTTTTCATGGACACTTTTTAACTTATAGTCAGAAATAGCGAACAAGTATTACTTTGTTAATCTAAATCTAAATCTAAATCAAAGTCTACactgagcaaaaaaaaaatattaaaaagaataTGATATCTTTACttaagaattaattttaattcattatattttacataaaaaactcaattttttgttaaaaacttctaattttagataattataaaaataattatttttaatcctacactgagaaaataaaataatgttgtccaaacaagaatttcttgtttcaaaaaatccgttacaaatatttattacaatcctgaagttagcggacaattaaaatgtttggattttatttttagcaattaaatttgaagaaaaaaaaaaactaaaaatatgcacttgtagaaaatttaaaaagctacaagtgcaattttttaaaatatttttttttcataatttatcgttttttaaaaaatccaaaaattattagacgtcggctaacttcagtatcattttttatttcattattcttaattataaattttttgagaaaaaagcatcaaatttatttttggtattatatacatttgatattatattatggGTAAACATAAGAATagctttacttgaattaaataaaaaattttccatcaattctacgaattcttgagacaaaatCATTGATTCccgaaaattatcaagaatatatgttcttgtatcaagtaaatattcttaataaaagtacttttttttcccagtgtaatgtgataattttcaattcgcagaaaattttttgataaataaatgttttctagttaaaagtatttttttcgctCAGTTATTATTCAATCACCTGATCGCCGATTATTCGCGGCAAATTTTGTGCCGCTTAAATTAAAAGTGTGTCAGCCGATGATTCACTAATCTTTGtttcaaatgttttattttaaataaaaaaaaaaaaaattaataaataattaactattttaatttattacttattgttTAAACTTTCTCTGTTGACCTGAAATATATACGGGCATTGATACCCgcatgttaaataattatttaaatactttctcACTAATAAATATCGAGgcattgattaaaaataaaatttttaaataaaactaatcaAAGTCTGAGCTAATTAATTCTCCTCATCCTTTTCCACAaaccataataatttttttttctcaaaaatagTGACTCATTTTACCCCAGGTCGCTCTATTATCTATTACACATAAATGTGAAATTATATTCTAATAGGaatggttttaaaaaattaaaattttgacatcaGACGATAAAATGCAAAATCACCGCAGGAAATTTTAagcgaaatttcaaataataattttatttacagtgtatgcagataattttttccaagttTTCCTCCCAAATGAAAGCTCTTATCACAGGAAATGTATTAAGACTCGATGCACTACTCTATCATCTAACGTTCCTCgggttaatttattaaaagttcCCATTCGTCTACGATAAAAATTCGGACAAAGTCTCCATTTGCTGTACAAGTGCGACAAGGAAACTTCCGGTCATCCTTTCATgcgcgaaagaaaaaaaaagtgcaaaCTTCCCTTAAGATTTACGAGAACATAAGAAAGCAATAGTTACTTTTACTGTTGTTGTATAACAAGTGTAATTACTCTCAACTAATAAAGAGTAGAAGAGAGCaaggaaattatttatgtagaCTAAAACTGAAAAGTCAGAGCACcagctcattttattttttactttcatgcATGAGGGAAATGCTCAAAGAGTTTGAACACTGGAATAGAGTAAGCAAGAGCAAAAGGAAGAGTAAAAGTTCGTGGGTGTACTAATAAAGAATAGAGGATAAAGAATAAAGAAGACGAGTATACTCGGATACCAGGATGTAATAAGCTCGGGTGTACTCGTGTTGTATgcagatataaatttaaactattgTACTGTAGATTACAggatgaatttttatttcgagcaTCGTCGAGCATGCAAACGAATGCTAACCTACTAACTTACTCCATCtcatgtttaaataaattatacgcACTTTTCGCAATTGCTATTATTCATGATGGATATGTTTGCATGTATAACTGATTAGGAGATTGAggatcttaaataattaacgttTACTATTTACTATTTGCAATTTACTATACGAGATCATGTGCGGGCattgttcaattttaaatatatggatTTTGTTGTGTAATAgtttggaaatatttttatttttatttaatgaatttcacttatttttttattattacccgtgcacggaaagaaaattatggcagcggttcccataattttgtgaaattttttcctataccatcataggaattacgaccataaattatgggagcggttcctataatagtatgggaactattcccataatattatgggaatgattcccacaatgcaattggaatggttcctataccattatgggaatcattcccataatattatgggaatagttcccatactattataggaaccattcctataatattatgggaatggttcccatattatcatgaaaaaattattttaaagaagtgtggtaatcacttctacaatacacagaaatattattaaacataaaaacaaaaattcaaacattgaaaaaaaaaatcgtatttggcaaaaaaaaattaaaatttttaacaagaatttgttgtcagcacaaaacattcaagaaaattcaaattttgggaaatttctacactattgtgcaaaaaaaaaattttatgatattatagggatggttcccataacattatgggaatagttcccataatattataggaatagttcctataccaatatgggaaccattcccataattcatagcaaaacttcccataattttctttccgtgtgtgaaaaaaaactctttCCAAAAATGTCCCAAAAACGTCCATGATAGGGAACTTCAAAAATTGAGACAGTTCTGAACTTTAAAGTGAACATTTTTGGAActaaaattcacttcaaattcacgacatcaaataaatataacaatttctagaaaattttatgtagaATCGGAGAAAATAGTAGTATACGACGAGTTCGAGGACTGGGCTCGAACCCACACAAGACCGATAACTTTACAGCGCATAAAGAACCCAACCTGGTACTTTATGACCTGGATGACAACCAAATcaccaccgtccatcttacggcatcaaataaatatatcaatttataggAAATATTATGTAGAATCGGAGAAAATAGTGGCACATGATGAGTTTGAGGACTGGGCTCGAACCCAAAAGTACTCAACCTGGTTCTTACCAGAATTATTCAGAAAAACgttcaactcaaagttcagaATGGTATCGATTTTGGAAGTATGATGTCAGGAACGTTTTTGAACGAATTTTTTAGACGCGGGTAGTctggatttaaaattttaaaatgaaataagacAAAAAATGATCATTTTTTGGTACTCgagtttgaattaaaattcctTTTGAACTATTGAATTTATGGACACAGTTGTACGatagttttttgtagaaaatttgatttatatgaaattttatagaaatttgtTTGTTGTATTTTCAGTCGTGTAGtcgtaattttcaaatttaagtcgaCGCGATTTATTTTACGGAATAGGATTCTGACTTTTGAATCTGGtacttaaaattgaaattgcgGGTTAATTATCAGAGATacgttaaaaatgtatagaaataaacttatagagaattaaatttgccacaaaaaataattcattgaatttttttttagactcaTTACTTTATAAGTTATTTCAATTTGAAcgttgattcaaatttttgtaaaaatttcacaatACCCAACTTACCCCATCATCTTGATTTGAAATCAcgtaacaaataatataatttcagccaaaaaaaattccacataattatttatatatatcattaattCTACGTAATATCCTTCGATTAAAATATCAGTCAATGCACTGtgcaaaaaaatgtcaaaataatttttataaatctattcattaaaaactcattatCATTGTCATCTTAAAAAACCAGTAATTTGATTAACATCCACCTATTACACAACAGCtgataattactaattacctgccattttattttgtctcaataaaaaaaatcagtgacaataaatattttttcctacaaaatttctgtctttaaaattcaaaaaaactaataaatttatcacacAAACGAAAATTAACTcagtagagaaaaaaaatgtacgtaaaaaattcaaaaatatttaaaaaaaaaactagtgtAATCAGTAATCATTGATGCTTGAACAGGTGGTCCTACGTAACAAAAGTACGTAGAGTAAAGTAGTATGTGGCCTGTAGTCTGTAGTGTGTAACCATCAACAGCCTTTAGTACACAATTGCGATTGCATTTTATTTAACGTTCAGGATTGTTAAGTACACAGACACTCGTCAACAATCCACTCGCAGTGTCACATCacttttcatttatatatatacatatatattttttttattcaattcaattcTCAACAAGTGTACAAGTATCCCATGTTCatataatataacaatatatacATCTATTTACTCTTCTTTTCACTGCATTGTCATGCTAAatagtgataaatttatttgatgaaaGTTGCAAAACAGTGACAGTGTTTAGTGTCATtcatattagtttttttttctaggacactgataacattttatataatttttatctataattatttattatttattctttaagaaccgatactaaaaataataatgtgtaTTAACATTACCATTACCATGtgtagaaatataataaaacgaGTGACCCAATTGTGTTCATCAGACAAACAAAGCTGTTTTACGTAAACGTTTTTTAGTTTACTTATTTAGGTTCTTTTTTTGTGCGTCAGTGGATGGGTAATGATGTAGAGGTGGAACTTTTGAGATTTTCcagttgactttttttttttttagtttgttaGATCACTCGATAGCTTacggtttaaaaatttttaaaaaggtaaaaatataaattttttagtttaataatagTGACGATACACGTGTCATGAGTTATGTAATGAGAAATAGAGTTTAGCTGGGTATGAAGACGAGACAACATGGAATATAAGCTAATAAGTTATTGTGATTGTTGAAGTTTGCAAgtgagataaataataaaataataaaaaatattgtttagttgatttaaagtttttgTTCAAGTTTTGCTTGAGTGCACTCGAGAGAATtgtgaataatatttttttttttttatatttttctatatttattgaatagaCTTGAGGTAATGATGCGAAGGACACAGATACAGGTAGTTGTTATCATTCACCTGGTCATCGGTAGTATTACGGGTTAGTgcgatttatttaatttattgtgtaaaaaagtttttattacgTGACTATTACTGTTGATAATATTTTACGGACACgtgtttgataatttttttgtgacaaataaattaaaatttttttttatagaatttgtttaccggaaaaaaaaatatcatactgaagttagctgacatttcataaatttttgatttattttaaaaatgataaattataaaaaaaaatatttaaaaaaattgcacttatagtatttttaatgatgataatattcagatcccagcaaataaataacaaaaaatgttcaggTTATTTAAGAtcagtaatttatttgatgttTAAACCATATCAAAATCCGCAACGTTTCGTTGACAATTTCAACTTCATCAGGCgtctataaattaataaaataacaaaccaTAATTTACATGTCACATAtacaagtataaaaatatgatacaaaaatataaattcttaaataCATCAAGATtctaataaaatcattaataataattattcaattaataccTTTGAAGAATTTTATGTAAACATTAaagtttaaacaaaattactgATCTTAAATAacctgaacattttttattaagtatttttaatttttaaaatgtgcatatttttatttttatttttttttcgtaatttatgtattgaaataaaatcaaactgTCAATTGTccgttaacttcaggatcataaaataattcagatttatcaaaaaaaaaatacaaattgccgaactgaaaaaatgaaaaatttcgattaagaaaaaaaattatttaagatctaaattattttttttcctggtagggatctatatttatttgtaattaaaatagttgAGATagtacccgtgtaaaaaaattgttgaaatagCGTTGACTATTCTcaacttcaaaacgtgacgCAATGACCAACTTTTGaacgtttttcaaatttttttaaattcaagagaaaaatcaatgaaatttcTAATATTATTGAGagatgctaaaaaaaaaccttcaGAAATAGTCAGAATTCAGCTTTTTCTGAACGCATtttgcacttaaaaaaaacatgaaccCTAGCACTTTtagtttagagtaaaaaaagtttacaaaagagtttaaaaatgTTCATTTACGGTATgaagtaaattgtttttttctctgtattttcaaaagtttaaaaaacggtttaaaaaagtttgtcaTTGTGACACGTTTCGAAGcttagaatagtcaacactttttcacattttttcaacgattttttttacattagtAATCAGTATGATGGATATTtagttattcaaattttatattttgattaaaattgacgcgatgttttttaattttttagttggagaaaaatgtgaaaatttaaGTTGGGAAAAAGTTGATGGCATGATGCCGGAAAATTATGTTGCTGGTGATGTACTTTATAGTGCTGCGGATAATGATGGAATTGTTACTGCATGTTTTGataggtattttttttttttttataaaaataaagtttaatctAGAGAAAAATGGGGCAAGTTGATTATACCGAGCAATGCGATTTTTTTGATCTCCTAATTTCGGTTTGTTCTAGTCCGACCTAATTTCGCTCAAGGATGCTTTGCAAagtacaaatatatttttatatataaaagagatttttgaaaattttttctaaaaatcatcGGAATCATATTTCATAgaatttgttatattttttttttcaatcagcaaaatatataaacaaaaaattcgaataattcatttaaatttttcatgtcaacattcgataattatttaaatttaaatattacaagaAAAGTGATTACGAGAACtgctaatttaaaatacaaatattagTACCGTAATAAAATTCGAACTAATTATCGTACATAAATAAACGCGTTTTAAATATACGTAATAATTTATACtccgagtaaataatttaaataacattttactttattttttagatgTTTGAATGTTAATTGTACGtcattttatattgatattaatcAAAGTACATgtctaaaaataacaacaaatagTGATAAATTTGAACCAGCGCCtacttatactttttatcataaaatatgtCTAACAggtatttcatatattttttatttaaaaatttacggaacatttttatgaaaataatttaaaatacggCTCAAATTAAGTTATTAACCTTAACCATAACAATTAAATgtaataacagtaataattataatgaacgataattgataataaataattgttaaaaattagtgCCAGCAGAATGTACTAAAGATAGAATATGGCAAGTCCAGAGGACCTTGGGAGAAATCCTAATTGATACAACGGTTAATTGGCTACCTGAAGTTATGACGAGAAGTAAATGTTATCAGAAATGCATTGCAGCaggtaaaattatagatacgtatatttttttaattatttataatttattcattcaaatggaagctcaataataataataattagtctataatttcaataatattttcactcaaGGACTATAAGTtgaatatgtaatttaattggtaattagaattttattttatttttaaatatttttttttcaggctcTAGATGCAAGTCTGCACAATTTCGTGCGAGTGTTGATCTTGCAATTGGTGATGTACAGGGAATTTGTGCTCTTTTGACTATCGAAAGAGGTATCAGACCTCAATCATACCGCGCATCGCCATATCGTGATGAGTATTTGGAAATACAGTGCCATAAATTatgtaagtttatttttaattaataatttaagttaaaaaaagaaattttgatttttaggctttgaaaattttaattgaattttttttaatattttaatttaatcaaattcataatcaatggaaaaatttcaCGAAATATGTCATCTATATCAAAATTATGGAGCGATGTGGGCCAtccaaattttaaatcagctCTGAAAACTTTTGTCAAattatggaaaaattaaattttttagcggactcattttaccccatattaaaaaattttttgttctcaCGTCatatctataaaatatttgctCCGCGACTTatgtaaagtaaaattaattgaaaataactagacctcaaaaatttttgatagcagcccattttgccccgcaattaaaattttaatttttctgtgcCTGAGTCATTTTGGcgcctaaaaatttatctgaggACTAAACGAAAATAGagctacacggagagaaatttatggtaaccgttcctaatacgtttatgaaatatcatcccataccgtAATGGTAATGcttacttggaattatgggatataggcccatactttctgggaaaagttccCAAAAGCATGGGAATAATTCCTACaattatggtaacagttcctatatcgcatgtgaaagaattatggtaaccattatcaTAAAATTGTGGTAATCGTTCCCATTATACTATGGTAAACGTTAGtctaatattatggtaatggttaccatatattatggtaatggttaccacaATATTATCGTAATGattactttaatattatagtaatgataactataatgtatatgggtgccgttcctataaccaacatttcaaaaaaaccggttaccatgcattatgggaatcattcccataacatattgtaattgttatcataaatttatctccgtgtaaagaaaaatattattgataattttttagtggCCTATTTTACCCCTCTTTCAGTAATCTAATTATCCAATAATTtagaagtaaatttttttttttacagcaaaTACTGATTATTGTTCATACGCTGACTTCAATAATGAAACATTGCCATActcagatttaaaattaataaattatgatgcTAAATtggtaatgaataaataaatatataaattaattattattaattattattaatatttaaaaaaataactaattgATTAAATGTTAAGTGTGAAGAAAGATGCAATGAATCAAATGATGGATTTATTTGTCGTGGGTACACAGTTGATTACGCATCACAATATTCACCAGTTTGTTTACTACATTCATATGACACAATAACTGCTGGTGTCAGTTCACtagtaaaaactaaaaatgcaACTTACAGAGAACGTGAACCCTGTTTGAatcgtaatttattattactttaattattctttatttttaaatcaattgaaatagaaaattaaatttttttatttctactttTCTAGTCAAAGTATCCTGTGGTAATACTAGTATAATAATTGAACTAGATACTCCGGAGCCATTTAACGGTAGATTATATGCCAGCGGTTACAGTGAAACTTGTAATGTACAAGGTACTGGTTCAAATAAAACGATACTTGAATTACGGATTCCtgataaaaaagaaatggGAAACGGTAATATTGACTGTGGTATTTTACCAGCGTATGCTATAGAAGATAACAATCAGTAAGTTATCaactttgattaattaataaaaaaaaataattttaattgacaattttttttttattagaacgCGAGTCGCGGTTTGGGTGACGGTTGTCGTACAATTTAACGCGATTATTCAACGACTGGGTGATCAATCGGTACGCGTTGGTTGTACTCTAGATGATGAAGTACCGGGACCTAAAAATATAACGATCGGATCGggatttgattttttgaatcctaagtaagaataatttatttgaatttcgatttttttactgttatgGTGGtgattgatgatttttttttaaatagcgCGGGATTGCCGCCGGTTGTGGGCACGATTT from Microplitis mediator isolate UGA2020A chromosome 7, iyMicMedi2.1, whole genome shotgun sequence includes the following:
- the LOC130670887 gene encoding uncharacterized protein LOC130670887, whose protein sequence is MMRRTQIQVVVIIHLVIGSITVGEKCENLSWEKVDGMMPENYVAGDVLYSAADNDGIVTACFDRCLNVNCTSFYIDINQSTCLKITTNSDKFEPAPTYTFYHKICLTVPAECTKDRIWQVQRTLGEILIDTTVNWLPEVMTRSKCYQKCIAAGSRCKSAQFRASVDLAIGDVQGICALLTIERGIRPQSYRASPYRDEYLEIQCHKLSNTDYCSYADFNNETLPYSDLKLINYDAKLCEERCNESNDGFICRGYTVDYASQYSPVCLLHSYDTITAGVSSLVKTKNATYREREPCLNLKVSCGNTSIIIELDTPEPFNGRLYASGYSETCNVQGTGSNKTILELRIPDKKEMGNGNIDCGILPAYAIEDNNQTRVAVWVTVVVQFNAIIQRLGDQSVRVGCTLDDEVPGPKNITIGSGFDFLNPNAGLPPVVGTIFNTTVSPMVSMRILDENMQEIVSAELGQRLVLKIEMNPADGPYDMAAGHLVASSTSGDASILLLDEMGCPTDAKIFPGMFKDPANNKSLLSTFTAFKFPDSYRVRFNVIVRFCLTECTPTKCSGDIVSYGRRKRSSATTAEINEIDSTTDNTLDELPLESSIIVRDAVIAADPLRSGKSDTIFFAGEQPMDGLLCVDAALALGLLIFWLIIQIILTITCIYVLRKYRRVARKAEEDRADILTRHMYGIHGGNFEISRRVRWADHNGSTIS